In Amycolatopsis sp. EV170708-02-1, the following are encoded in one genomic region:
- the dinB gene encoding DNA polymerase IV, which translates to MARYRVTTGATTWPDDTGCGLLHVDMDAFFVSCELRTRPELAGKPVVVSGGGPRSVVAAASYAAREFGVRSAMPFSTAKRLCPQLICITPTPGLYGEVSQGVMGIFRELTPLVEPLSLDEAFLDVSGALKRLDSSPARLGARIRERVAAEFGISCSVGVAKVKFVAKLASGMAKPDGMVVVPAAETLAFLHPLPVSALWGVGKRTEEQLRQQGLDTIADVAAAPLSRLRRSLGRALGEHLYALANGHDDRKVVPESPDKSVGAEVTFDVDLHDRSALGLELLRLSERVAATLRRRGLRGRTVSIKVRFADFKTITRARTTAVPVDVARDIHRTAVELLAEHAPTGAVRLIGVRVEGLDTESDGEQLLFASAEPRWRDAEVAADVARSKFGAAAVRPASLLTPRDQ; encoded by the coding sequence ATGGCCCGCTACCGCGTGACGACCGGGGCCACCACTTGGCCCGACGACACCGGCTGCGGCCTGCTGCACGTCGACATGGACGCCTTCTTCGTGTCGTGCGAGCTGCGCACCCGTCCGGAGCTGGCGGGCAAGCCGGTGGTCGTCTCCGGTGGCGGCCCGAGGTCGGTCGTCGCGGCCGCGAGCTACGCGGCGCGCGAGTTCGGCGTCCGGTCGGCCATGCCGTTCTCGACCGCCAAACGGCTCTGCCCGCAGCTGATCTGCATCACCCCGACCCCGGGGCTCTACGGCGAGGTGTCCCAAGGGGTCATGGGGATCTTCCGCGAGCTGACGCCACTGGTGGAGCCGCTGAGCCTGGACGAGGCCTTCCTGGACGTCAGCGGGGCGCTCAAGCGGCTGGACTCCTCGCCCGCGCGGCTGGGCGCCCGGATCCGGGAGCGGGTGGCCGCCGAGTTCGGGATCAGCTGCTCGGTCGGCGTCGCGAAGGTCAAGTTCGTCGCGAAGCTCGCGTCCGGGATGGCGAAACCGGACGGCATGGTCGTCGTCCCGGCGGCCGAGACGCTCGCGTTCCTGCACCCGCTGCCCGTGTCGGCGCTGTGGGGCGTCGGCAAACGGACCGAGGAGCAGCTGCGGCAGCAGGGCCTCGACACCATCGCCGACGTCGCCGCCGCTCCGCTGTCGAGGCTGAGGCGGTCGCTCGGGCGGGCGCTGGGAGAGCACCTGTACGCCCTCGCGAACGGGCACGACGACCGCAAGGTCGTCCCGGAGTCGCCGGACAAGTCGGTCGGCGCCGAAGTGACCTTCGACGTCGACCTCCACGACCGCTCGGCCCTCGGGCTGGAACTGCTCCGGCTCTCGGAACGGGTCGCCGCCACCCTGCGCCGCCGGGGGCTTCGCGGGCGGACGGTGTCGATCAAGGTCCGGTTCGCGGACTTCAAGACCATCACCCGCGCGAGGACAACCGCCGTCCCGGTGGATGTGGCCCGCGACATCCACCGCACCGCCGTCGAGCTCCTCGCCGAGCACGCGCCGACGGGCGCGGTCCGCCTGATCGGCGTAAGAGTCGAGGGGTTGGACACGGAGAGTGACGGAGAACAACTGCTTTTCGCCTCCGCCGAACCCCGTTGGCGTGATGCGGAAGTCGCCGCCGACGTCGCGAGGTCGAAGTTCGGCGCCGCCGCGGTGCGGCCCGCGTCACTGCTGACCCCCCGTGACCAGTGA
- a CDS encoding methyltransferase domain-containing protein — MKTDTVATRGSGAVRRVLEAELRAARARGAQQPHVVDVGGGSGGWAVPLASAGCLVTVVEPNPNALATLRRRAEEEGVSASITVIADDSDALGAHVAAGSADLVLAHGLLEVVDDPALVLAALAAAVRPGGAVSVLVANRHAAILQRALAGRLGEARELLAAESGVLGGGRETVLRRFDAEALRAQLIEVGLEVTSLQGDGVVADFVPGGVREEDLAEFELAAASVPPLRDIASRLHLLAHRPA, encoded by the coding sequence ATGAAGACGGACACCGTGGCCACGCGGGGATCGGGGGCGGTTCGCCGGGTTCTCGAAGCAGAACTCCGGGCCGCACGGGCGCGAGGCGCACAACAGCCGCACGTCGTCGACGTCGGCGGCGGCAGCGGCGGCTGGGCGGTGCCGCTGGCCTCGGCCGGTTGCCTGGTGACCGTGGTCGAACCGAACCCCAACGCGCTGGCGACCCTGCGCCGCCGCGCCGAAGAAGAGGGCGTCTCCGCGAGCATCACGGTGATCGCCGACGACTCCGACGCGCTCGGCGCCCACGTCGCCGCCGGATCGGCCGACCTCGTCCTCGCGCACGGCCTGCTCGAAGTCGTCGACGACCCGGCGCTCGTGCTCGCCGCGCTGGCCGCGGCCGTGCGCCCCGGCGGCGCCGTGTCGGTGCTGGTGGCGAACCGGCACGCCGCGATCCTGCAGCGCGCGCTGGCCGGACGCCTCGGGGAGGCGCGGGAGCTGCTCGCGGCCGAGAGCGGCGTGCTCGGCGGTGGCCGGGAGACCGTGCTGCGGCGGTTCGACGCCGAGGCCCTGCGCGCCCAGCTGATTGAGGTGGGTCTCGAGGTGACCTCGCTGCAGGGCGACGGCGTCGTGGCGGACTTCGTGCCCGGCGGGGTGCGGGAAGAGGACCTGGCCGAGTTCGAGCTGGCGGCGGCGTCGGTTCCGCCGTTGCGGGACATCGCCAGCCGGCTGCACCTGCTGGCCCACCGGCCGGCCTGA
- a CDS encoding DUF58 domain-containing protein encodes MLRALSGLTTRGRCLLAAGVAAAACSFVLNERDLLRVAMFVIALPLLVAFFISATRLRLGAARSLRPERVSVGSPGEVQLELWRNGRLPAGEVLLEDGVPYALGSRPRFVVERLPHDRRVALRYPLQPVLRGIQQVGPLRATITDPFGLCEFERELIGHSRLVVVPKVVGLWGLPSGAGIGAGDDGSIRLHAGQGESDVIVRQYRQGDDLRKVHWRSTARRDEIMVRVEERPWRGGTTVLLDHRAAAHHGTGPAASLEWAVSFAASVSLHLRRSGHRVRLITEHGQTLADTPGEGGEHYDNVVLDVLAALQPAHQRDITLGHDPAEGQELIAVLGTVSNESVHELSRYRPRGIRSLAVLLDTPGWSSGVNRPENRAAATEESVALLRAAGWGVVVAGPGSPMPQVWAELCQTATRRGTLIGGGL; translated from the coding sequence ATGCTGCGTGCTCTGTCCGGCCTGACCACACGCGGCCGCTGCCTCCTCGCCGCCGGCGTCGCCGCGGCGGCTTGCTCGTTCGTGCTCAACGAACGGGATCTGCTGCGGGTCGCGATGTTCGTCATCGCCCTGCCGCTGCTGGTCGCCTTCTTCATCTCGGCGACCCGGCTGCGGCTGGGCGCGGCCCGCTCGCTGCGCCCGGAGCGGGTCTCGGTCGGCTCGCCGGGCGAGGTCCAGCTCGAACTCTGGCGCAACGGGAGGCTCCCGGCCGGCGAGGTGCTGCTCGAAGACGGTGTGCCCTACGCGCTCGGTTCGCGGCCGCGGTTCGTCGTCGAACGCCTCCCCCACGACCGCCGCGTCGCGCTGCGGTATCCGCTGCAGCCGGTGCTGCGCGGGATCCAGCAGGTCGGCCCGCTGCGGGCGACGATCACCGACCCGTTCGGGCTGTGCGAGTTCGAACGTGAGCTGATCGGGCATTCCCGGCTGGTCGTGGTGCCGAAGGTGGTCGGCCTGTGGGGCCTGCCCAGCGGCGCCGGGATCGGCGCGGGCGACGACGGCAGCATCCGCCTGCACGCCGGGCAGGGCGAGTCGGACGTGATCGTCCGGCAGTACCGCCAGGGCGACGACCTGCGGAAGGTCCACTGGCGGTCGACCGCCCGCCGCGACGAGATCATGGTCCGCGTCGAGGAACGGCCGTGGCGCGGCGGCACCACGGTGCTGCTGGACCACCGCGCGGCGGCGCATCACGGCACCGGCCCCGCGGCGAGCCTCGAATGGGCCGTCTCGTTCGCCGCTTCGGTGTCCCTGCACCTGCGCCGGTCGGGGCACCGGGTCCGCCTGATCACCGAACACGGCCAGACGCTGGCCGACACCCCCGGCGAGGGTGGCGAGCACTACGACAACGTCGTGCTCGACGTCCTCGCCGCGCTCCAGCCCGCGCACCAGCGCGACATCACCCTCGGCCACGACCCGGCCGAGGGTCAGGAACTCATCGCGGTGCTCGGCACCGTCAGCAACGAATCCGTGCACGAGCTGTCCCGGTACCGCCCGCGCGGGATCCGGAGCCTCGCCGTGCTGCTCGACACCCCCGGCTGGTCGTCCGGCGTCAACCGGCCCGAAAACCGTGCCGCCGCCACCGAGGAGTCGGTGGCGCTGCTGCGCGCCGCGGGCTGGGGCGTCGTCGTCGCCGGTCCCGGATCGCCCATGCCGCAGGTCTGGGCCGAGCTCTGCCAGACGGCCACCCGCCGGGGCACGCTGATCGGAGGCGGCCTGTGA
- the add gene encoding adenosine deaminase, with amino-acid sequence MPGILTGEALRAFVHALPKVELHVHLVGSASLPTVLELARRRPAAGVPTEPSALAEFFTFRDFPHFLRNYLAVTSLVRDARDIHTLVTGLAADLAAQNARYAEVTVTPYNHVLDGMPSDDLLTGLATGRAAARADHGVELAWCFDIPGEKGIVAGRETVVFALRERPEGLVSFGLGGPEVGVGRAQFAPFFTTAREAGLHSVPHAGETTGPATVWSAVHDLGAERIGHGVGAHTDPALLEYLAVQRIPLEVCPTSNLRTGQFPSIAAHPVRRLLDHGVTVTLNTDDPPMFGATLDGEYVAVAETLGLTAAEIALFAKNAVEASFLPSADKTVLLAEIDEILLQDPELLA; translated from the coding sequence ATGCCCGGAATCCTCACGGGCGAGGCGCTGCGCGCGTTCGTGCACGCCCTGCCCAAGGTCGAACTGCACGTCCATCTCGTCGGCTCGGCGAGCCTGCCCACGGTGCTGGAACTGGCCCGCCGCCGCCCGGCCGCGGGGGTACCGACGGAGCCTTCGGCACTCGCGGAGTTCTTCACCTTCCGCGATTTCCCGCATTTCCTCCGCAACTACCTGGCGGTGACGTCGCTGGTGCGCGACGCCCGCGACATCCACACCCTCGTCACCGGGCTGGCGGCCGACCTCGCCGCGCAGAACGCCCGCTACGCCGAGGTGACCGTGACGCCGTACAACCACGTCCTCGACGGCATGCCGTCCGACGATCTCCTCACCGGGCTCGCCACCGGACGGGCGGCGGCGCGGGCCGACCACGGGGTGGAACTGGCCTGGTGCTTCGACATTCCCGGCGAGAAAGGGATCGTCGCCGGCCGCGAGACGGTCGTGTTCGCGCTCCGCGAACGCCCCGAAGGGCTGGTGTCCTTCGGGCTCGGCGGCCCCGAGGTCGGTGTCGGCCGCGCGCAGTTCGCCCCGTTCTTCACCACGGCGAGGGAGGCGGGGCTGCACAGCGTCCCGCACGCGGGCGAGACCACCGGACCCGCCACCGTCTGGTCGGCGGTGCACGATCTCGGCGCCGAGCGGATCGGGCACGGCGTCGGCGCGCACACCGATCCGGCGCTCCTGGAATACCTTGCCGTGCAACGGATCCCGCTGGAGGTCTGCCCCACGTCGAACCTCCGGACCGGGCAGTTCCCGTCGATCGCGGCGCATCCCGTGCGGCGCCTGCTCGACCACGGCGTGACGGTCACGCTCAACACCGACGATCCGCCGATGTTCGGCGCCACCCTCGACGGCGAGTACGTGGCGGTGGCCGAAACCCTCGGGCTGACGGCGGCCGAAATCGCCCTGTTCGCGAAGAACGCCGTGGAAGCCTCTTTTCTGCCCTCGGCGGACAAAACCGTCCTGCTGGCGGAGATCGACGAAATCTTGTTGCAGGACCCCGAACTCCTCGCATAG
- a CDS encoding DUF3040 domain-containing protein — protein MPLSEHEQRLLDQIERELYAEDPKFASTVRGTRLRRPARRRRLQGIALFVVGVALLVLGVVVNIRVAEIPVISVLGFLVMFFGVMMAVTSIRQGAEAEGGKDSGGPGGGGGGGGKPSTRRSSFTQRMEERFRQRFEEQ, from the coding sequence ATGCCACTCTCCGAGCATGAGCAGCGGCTGCTCGATCAGATCGAGCGCGAGCTCTATGCCGAGGACCCCAAGTTCGCATCCACGGTGCGAGGCACCCGGTTGCGCCGCCCCGCCCGCCGACGGCGTTTGCAGGGCATCGCCCTGTTCGTAGTGGGCGTCGCACTGTTGGTGCTCGGCGTGGTGGTCAACATCCGGGTGGCCGAGATCCCAGTGATCAGCGTGCTCGGGTTCCTCGTGATGTTCTTCGGAGTCATGATGGCCGTCACATCGATTCGGCAAGGAGCCGAAGCGGAAGGCGGCAAGGACAGCGGTGGCCCGGGTGGCGGCGGAGGTGGCGGCGGCAAGCCGTCCACGCGCCGGAGCTCGTTCACCCAGCGCATGGAAGAGCGCTTCCGCCAGCGCTTCGAGGAGCAATAG
- a CDS encoding GNAT family N-acetyltransferase codes for MLRPDFPIITQRLTLRAFTSADLDELNSFQSRADVARYLYWGPRSRAESAAALAKRVHSSSLSKEGQLLAVAVELTETGQLIGDLNLEYLSSEHRQGEIGFVFHPDHHGKGFAAEAATELLRLGFEELGLHRIIGRCDGRNTASAALMERLGMRKEAHLRENEVVKGEWTDELVFAMLEDEWKAKR; via the coding sequence ATGCTGAGGCCCGATTTCCCGATCATCACCCAGCGACTGACCCTCCGCGCCTTCACCTCCGCGGATCTCGACGAACTCAACTCCTTCCAGTCCCGCGCCGACGTCGCCCGCTACCTCTATTGGGGCCCGCGCAGCCGGGCCGAATCCGCCGCCGCGCTCGCCAAACGGGTGCACAGCAGCAGCCTGTCGAAGGAAGGCCAGCTGCTCGCCGTGGCCGTGGAGCTGACCGAGACCGGGCAGCTCATCGGCGACCTGAACCTCGAGTACCTCAGCAGCGAGCACCGGCAGGGCGAGATCGGGTTCGTCTTCCATCCCGATCACCACGGCAAGGGTTTCGCCGCGGAGGCCGCCACCGAACTGCTGCGGCTCGGCTTCGAAGAACTGGGCCTGCACCGGATCATCGGCCGCTGTGACGGACGCAACACCGCGTCGGCCGCGCTGATGGAGCGCCTCGGCATGCGCAAGGAAGCGCATCTGCGCGAGAACGAGGTCGTCAAGGGCGAATGGACCGACGAGCTCGTCTTCGCGATGCTCGAAGACGAGTGGAAGGCGAAGCGCTAG
- a CDS encoding DNA-formamidopyrimidine glycosylase family protein: MPEGDTVFLAGKVLDKALAGKTLLRGEFRVPQLATTDLAGRAVLGVGTVGKHLLTRFSGDLTLHSHLRMDGKWDVYRAGARWRHPAHQARVILATEELQAIGFRVHDLELVPTDEEDRLVGHLGPDLLDPQWTDELAERAAAALAADPGRELGDALLDQRIMAGIGNLYKVEICFLLKVSPWTPVSEVDSAKAVALGRKLLAANAWRHEQITTGDPRRGRRQWVYERTRQGCFRCGGKVEVLQQGTGYQQRPTWFCPNCQPGPRPDR; the protein is encoded by the coding sequence ATGCCCGAAGGCGACACCGTCTTCCTCGCCGGCAAGGTCCTCGACAAGGCGTTGGCGGGCAAGACCTTGCTGCGCGGCGAGTTCAGGGTCCCTCAGCTGGCCACGACGGATCTCGCCGGACGTGCCGTACTCGGCGTCGGCACGGTCGGCAAGCATCTGCTGACCCGGTTCTCCGGCGACCTCACCCTGCACAGCCATCTGCGGATGGACGGCAAGTGGGACGTCTACCGGGCCGGCGCGCGCTGGCGGCATCCGGCGCATCAGGCGCGGGTCATCCTGGCCACCGAGGAGCTGCAGGCGATCGGCTTCCGCGTGCACGACCTCGAACTCGTGCCCACCGACGAGGAAGACCGCCTGGTCGGCCACCTCGGCCCCGACCTTCTCGATCCACAATGGACGGACGAGCTTGCGGAGCGGGCCGCCGCCGCACTGGCCGCGGACCCCGGTCGCGAACTCGGCGACGCCCTGCTGGACCAGCGCATCATGGCGGGGATCGGGAACCTGTACAAGGTGGAGATCTGCTTCCTGCTCAAGGTCTCCCCGTGGACCCCGGTGTCCGAAGTGGACTCGGCGAAGGCGGTCGCGCTCGGGCGGAAACTACTGGCGGCCAACGCCTGGCGACACGAGCAGATCACGACCGGAGACCCGCGCCGCGGCCGACGCCAGTGGGTCTACGAGCGGACGCGACAGGGCTGCTTCCGCTGTGGCGGCAAGGTGGAGGTGCTCCAGCAGGGCACCGGGTACCAGCAGCGGCCGACCTGGTTCTGCCCGAATTGCCAGCCAGGGCCCCGTCCGGACCGGTAA
- a CDS encoding quinone-dependent dihydroorotate dehydrogenase has translation MLFDKIVRPALYRVSGSDPETVHERTIGSLARLSRVSPALAALGRVYRTDDPVTFLGLRFPNRVGLAAGMDKNGRALHAWPALGFGFVEVGTVTRHPQPGNDKPRLFTLAETDAVINRMGFNNEGAEALAARLAATGKPPVPLGVSIGKSKVTPLDEAVEDYRFSLRALYPYADYFAINVSSPNTPGLRALQDKSALAELLAELRKTSAELAGDAKPTPVLVKVAPDLTDEALSELLEVCLDHGVAGLIATNTTLSREGIAPPEAAVGEQAGGLSGRPLTARSVEVVRFVHDETGGKLPIIGVGGIFDAGAAARMLDAGAGLVQLYTGFALHGPGLVKRVARGLAARPY, from the coding sequence GTGCTCTTCGACAAGATCGTCCGCCCCGCTCTCTACCGGGTCTCCGGCAGCGACCCCGAAACCGTGCACGAACGCACCATCGGCTCGCTCGCCAGGCTGAGCCGGGTCTCCCCCGCGCTCGCCGCGCTCGGCCGCGTCTACCGGACGGACGATCCGGTCACCTTCCTCGGCCTGCGCTTCCCGAACCGCGTCGGCCTCGCCGCCGGGATGGACAAGAACGGCCGCGCGCTGCACGCCTGGCCCGCGCTCGGTTTCGGCTTCGTCGAGGTCGGCACGGTCACCCGCCATCCGCAGCCGGGCAACGACAAACCGCGGCTGTTCACCCTCGCCGAGACCGACGCGGTGATCAACCGGATGGGCTTCAACAACGAAGGCGCCGAAGCGCTCGCCGCCCGGCTCGCCGCGACCGGGAAGCCTCCGGTGCCGCTCGGCGTCAGCATCGGCAAGTCCAAAGTGACCCCGCTCGACGAAGCCGTCGAGGACTACCGGTTCTCGCTCCGGGCCTTGTACCCGTACGCCGACTACTTCGCGATCAACGTCAGTTCCCCGAACACGCCGGGGCTGCGCGCGCTGCAGGACAAGTCCGCGCTGGCCGAACTGCTCGCCGAGCTGCGGAAGACCTCGGCCGAGCTCGCCGGGGACGCGAAGCCGACGCCGGTGCTGGTGAAGGTCGCCCCCGATCTCACCGACGAAGCACTCTCGGAACTGCTGGAGGTCTGCCTCGACCACGGGGTCGCCGGGCTGATCGCGACCAACACGACGCTGTCGCGCGAAGGGATCGCCCCGCCCGAGGCCGCAGTCGGCGAGCAGGCGGGCGGATTGTCCGGCCGCCCGCTCACCGCGCGTTCGGTCGAGGTGGTGCGGTTCGTGCACGACGAAACCGGCGGCAAGCTGCCGATCATCGGCGTCGGCGGGATCTTCGACGCCGGCGCCGCCGCACGGATGCTCGACGCCGGCGCCGGTCTCGTCCAGCTCTACACCGGTTTCGCCCTGCACGGCCCCGGTCTGGTCAAGCGGGTCGCCCGAGGTCTCGCGGCCCGGCCGTACTGA
- a CDS encoding ParA family protein, producing MHTVAVLSLKGGVGKTTVALGVASAALRRGARTLVADLDPQGNATTSLDPPFTDRTLADVLETPVRSVLERAIAPSVWSDQIDVLVGAEELEMLNEPDADSRRLENLSRALDELHTNPLREEPYELVILDCPPSLGRLTRSALVAADSALIVTEPTMYAVSGARRALDAIEKIREEQNPGLRPIGVVVNKLRVRSYEHQFRVAELRENFGPLVMPTAIPDRLAVQQAQGACSPIHEWHSPGAQEIALTFNMVLAKVLRSSRAGRHRVRGEEEPETTEAPAKLSDTGTG from the coding sequence GTGCACACGGTCGCTGTTCTCAGCCTGAAGGGTGGCGTCGGTAAAACGACGGTCGCCCTCGGTGTCGCGTCCGCCGCGCTGCGTAGGGGCGCCCGGACTCTCGTGGCCGACCTCGACCCGCAGGGCAACGCCACCACCTCGCTGGACCCGCCCTTCACCGATCGCACGCTGGCCGACGTCCTCGAGACGCCGGTGCGCTCGGTGCTCGAACGCGCGATCGCGCCCAGCGTGTGGAGCGACCAGATCGACGTCCTCGTCGGCGCCGAAGAGCTGGAGATGCTCAACGAGCCCGACGCCGACAGCCGCCGCCTGGAGAACCTCTCCCGCGCGCTCGACGAGCTGCACACGAACCCGCTGCGCGAGGAACCCTACGAACTGGTGATCCTCGACTGCCCGCCGTCGCTGGGCAGGCTGACCCGCTCCGCGCTGGTGGCCGCGGACAGCGCCTTGATCGTCACCGAGCCGACGATGTACGCCGTCTCCGGTGCCCGCCGGGCGCTCGACGCGATCGAGAAGATCCGCGAGGAGCAGAACCCGGGGCTGCGGCCGATCGGCGTCGTGGTCAACAAGCTCCGCGTGCGCTCCTACGAGCATCAGTTCCGCGTGGCCGAGCTGCGGGAGAACTTCGGCCCGCTGGTGATGCCGACGGCCATCCCGGACCGGCTCGCCGTGCAGCAGGCGCAGGGCGCGTGCAGCCCGATCCACGAGTGGCACTCCCCCGGCGCGCAGGAGATCGCGCTCACCTTCAACATGGTGCTGGCGAAGGTCCTGCGTTCGAGCCGGGCCGGACGGCATCGCGTCCGCGGCGAGGAAGAGCCCGAAACAACCGAGGCGCCCGCCAAGCTGAGCGACACCGGCACGGGATAG